In Paenarthrobacter sp. GOM3, a single window of DNA contains:
- a CDS encoding Crp/Fnr family transcriptional regulator — MDIEVLRRAPLFATLDDDAFRLLTDELTEVDLSRGASVFREGDQGDQLYFIVSGKVKLGRTSPDGRESLLAILGPGELFGEMALFDPSPRTATATAVSETRLAGLKNESLNALLRTRPEVSAQLLQALARRLRRTNDSLSDLVFSDVPGRVAKALLDLADRFGRPATDGVLVAHELTQEELAQLVGASRETVNKALAEFVQRGWLRLEARAVVILDMQRLRQRSR; from the coding sequence ATGGACATCGAGGTATTGCGCCGCGCACCCCTCTTCGCCACCCTTGACGACGACGCATTCCGCCTGCTGACGGACGAACTCACAGAGGTGGACCTTTCACGCGGGGCTTCCGTGTTCCGCGAAGGCGACCAGGGTGACCAGCTCTACTTCATCGTTTCCGGCAAGGTGAAGCTCGGCCGCACCTCCCCCGACGGCCGCGAGTCCCTGCTCGCCATCCTCGGCCCGGGTGAACTCTTCGGTGAAATGGCTTTGTTCGACCCCAGCCCGCGCACCGCCACGGCTACAGCCGTCTCCGAGACCCGCTTGGCCGGCCTCAAGAACGAGAGCCTCAACGCGCTCCTGCGCACACGCCCGGAAGTTTCCGCGCAGCTGCTTCAGGCCCTGGCCCGCCGCCTTCGCCGCACCAACGACTCCCTCTCGGACCTCGTCTTCTCTGACGTTCCGGGCCGCGTCGCCAAGGCCCTCCTGGACCTGGCTGACCGCTTCGGCCGCCCGGCCACCGACGGTGTCCTGGTTGCCCACGAGCTTACGCAGGAAGAACTTGCCCAGCTCGTTGGCGCTTCCCGCGAGACCGTGAACAAAGCACTGGCCGAATTCGTACAGCGCGGCTGGCTCCGCCTCGAGGCCCGCGCAGTGGTCATCCTCGACATGCAGCGCCTGCGCCAGCGCTCCCGCTAG
- a CDS encoding RidA family protein, with amino-acid sequence MTTPAETTSAAESAAPTSAVEQRLAELGLTLPEVAAPVADYVPAVVSGNYVYTSGQLPFINGKLEATGKVSLGELGTSDEPTVSPEDAKRYAAVCAINALAAVKSVIGDLDRITRIVKVVGFVSSDPTFTGQPGVINGASELLGQVLGEAGKHARSAVGVSVLPLDSPVEVELIAEFS; translated from the coding sequence ATGACCACCCCCGCAGAAACCACGTCTGCCGCGGAATCCGCCGCCCCGACGTCTGCCGTTGAGCAGCGTCTGGCCGAGCTCGGCTTGACCCTCCCCGAGGTCGCCGCCCCCGTAGCCGACTACGTACCCGCCGTCGTCTCCGGCAATTACGTATACACGTCCGGACAGTTGCCTTTTATTAACGGCAAACTCGAAGCTACGGGCAAGGTCTCGCTCGGCGAGTTGGGCACCTCCGACGAGCCCACCGTCAGTCCCGAGGACGCAAAGCGCTACGCCGCAGTGTGCGCGATCAACGCCCTCGCCGCCGTCAAGAGCGTCATCGGCGATCTCGACCGCATCACCCGCATCGTCAAGGTTGTCGGATTTGTATCCTCCGACCCCACGTTCACCGGCCAGCCCGGTGTGATCAACGGTGCCTCCGAACTCCTCGGCCAGGTTTTGGGCGAGGCAGGCAAGCACGCACGTTCCGCCGTCGGCGTTTCTGTGTTGCCGCTCGACTCTCCCGTAGAGGTCGAGCTCATTGCTGAATTCAGCTAA
- a CDS encoding NUDIX hydrolase: MPQLARRLFVLPPELEGAARNWLDLGERTPRAARYASSVVLLRDSPTGLETWLGYRPGSSPLGVVAFPGGSLDPSDDDPVGWLGPSPQHWAEQMGTDDVGLARRHVVGAIRELFEETGVLLAGPDASSTVESNSTVDWMRAREAVAAQEKSFTEMLSKRGLSLRTDLLKPLVNWLSPDFAHTRFNTRYFAATVPVNQQPSILGSKGVWGRWVCAAEAISLRDTPALGDEIGQPNTVGLTLGQLLVPGSEIMLEKMAAANGCIAYLSYKRKAHVYQAKLVDEGGILMLEVEAARTIAGEPQRER; encoded by the coding sequence TTGCCGCAGCTTGCACGCCGTCTGTTCGTTCTGCCCCCCGAACTCGAAGGGGCAGCCCGAAACTGGCTTGATCTCGGCGAGCGGACCCCCAGGGCCGCCCGCTACGCCTCATCTGTTGTCCTTTTGCGGGACTCGCCCACGGGTCTGGAGACCTGGCTTGGTTACAGGCCGGGGTCTTCGCCCTTGGGCGTTGTCGCTTTCCCCGGCGGCTCCCTGGACCCGTCCGACGACGATCCCGTCGGCTGGTTGGGTCCCTCACCGCAGCATTGGGCTGAGCAGATGGGAACGGACGACGTCGGACTCGCCCGCCGCCACGTGGTGGGCGCCATCCGCGAACTCTTTGAGGAGACCGGCGTGCTGCTCGCAGGGCCGGACGCGTCCTCCACGGTTGAGTCAAACTCCACGGTGGACTGGATGCGGGCCCGGGAAGCAGTAGCGGCGCAGGAGAAGTCCTTTACCGAGATGCTGTCCAAGCGTGGTCTCTCTCTGCGTACTGACCTGTTGAAGCCCCTGGTGAATTGGCTGAGCCCGGACTTTGCGCACACCCGCTTCAATACCCGGTACTTCGCCGCCACGGTCCCAGTGAACCAGCAGCCTTCGATCCTTGGAAGCAAGGGTGTCTGGGGCCGTTGGGTGTGCGCTGCCGAGGCTATCTCCCTGCGGGACACTCCTGCGCTCGGCGACGAAATCGGCCAACCTAATACCGTTGGGCTCACGTTGGGCCAACTCCTGGTGCCTGGCTCCGAAATCATGCTCGAGAAAATGGCCGCCGCCAACGGCTGTATCGCGTACCTGAGCTACAAGCGCAAAGCCCACGTGTACCAGGCAAAGCTGGTGGACGAAGGCGGCATCCTGATGCTCGAAGTCGAAGCCGCCAGGACCATAGCCGGCGAACCCCAGCGCGAACGCTGA